In one window of Armatimonadota bacterium DNA:
- a CDS encoding 3-dehydroquinate synthase II: MKHIWVKIDPWDEALAGAALESGADAVVLAAGDTPKMKALGALPTVAPDGDIVPGTDVFWMEIRDKADEEAAAATHLDKTVVLKTSDWTVIPLENLIARRGNLMAEIGSAPEARLVIAVLEKGVDGVVLESRSAEAIRETVELVHSISPTVELVAATVTSVRPLGMGDRSCVDTCTQMGRGEGMLVGNSGRGFLLVHSESLETPYVAARPFRVNAGAIHAYVYLPDGATRYLSELKAGDEVLLVRATGETSVAYVGRNKIERRPLLLVEAEAAGETISLVLQNAETIRLTTPEGEAVSVAELQVGDQVLAHLEKGGRHFGTAVDETIVEQ; encoded by the coding sequence ATGAAACACATCTGGGTCAAGATCGATCCGTGGGACGAGGCGCTTGCAGGCGCGGCGCTCGAGAGCGGGGCGGACGCGGTCGTCCTCGCGGCCGGTGACACCCCGAAGATGAAAGCGCTGGGGGCACTGCCCACGGTAGCGCCGGACGGCGATATCGTTCCGGGCACGGATGTCTTCTGGATGGAGATTCGCGACAAGGCCGATGAGGAGGCCGCCGCCGCGACGCACCTCGACAAGACCGTGGTGCTCAAGACGAGCGACTGGACGGTGATCCCCCTGGAGAACCTGATCGCGCGACGCGGCAATCTGATGGCGGAGATCGGCAGCGCCCCGGAAGCGCGGCTCGTCATCGCGGTGCTGGAGAAGGGCGTGGACGGGGTGGTACTCGAATCGCGCTCCGCCGAGGCGATCCGAGAGACGGTCGAGTTGGTACATTCCATATCCCCCACGGTCGAACTCGTCGCGGCGACGGTGACGTCGGTACGGCCGCTGGGCATGGGTGATCGCTCGTGCGTTGATACGTGCACCCAAATGGGGCGCGGCGAAGGGATGCTCGTCGGCAACAGCGGGCGCGGGTTCCTGCTGGTGCATTCCGAGAGCCTGGAGACGCCCTACGTTGCGGCGCGCCCGTTTCGCGTAAACGCGGGGGCGATTCACGCCTATGTCTACCTGCCGGACGGTGCAACCAGGTATCTCAGCGAACTGAAGGCGGGGGACGAGGTGCTGCTCGTCCGTGCCACTGGGGAGACCTCGGTCGCCTATGTCGGACGAAACAAGATCGAGCGCCGGCCGCTGCTGTTGGTCGAGGCCGAAGCGGCGGGCGAGACGATTTCGCTCGTGCTCCAGAACGCGGAGACGATCAGGCTGACCACGCCCGAGGGCGAGGCGGTCTCGGTGGCGGAGCTGCAGGTCGGCGATCAGGTGCTGGCGCACCTGGAGAAGGGCGGCCGGCATTTCGGTACCGCGGTGGACGAGACGATCGTCGAACAATAG
- a CDS encoding class I fructose-bisphosphate aldolase family protein, whose amino-acid sequence MIGKQIRIERIINRDTQRTVIVPMDHGTTVGPIPGLEDMRDTVTKIVNGGANAILMHKGMVTAGHRGGGRDVGLIVHLSAGTTLSPDPHAKVQVCTVEEAIKLGADAVSIHVNLGAATDSEMLANFGEISGTCMTWGMPLVAMVYTRGAKIKSEYDVAHIKHAARVGAELGADIVKVNYPGTPDAFREVVEGCPVPVVIAGGEKMGSDEELLQMVAGALQVEGAGGVSIGRNAFQHRDPEGMVRAISMIVHEGATAAESKKYLESRR is encoded by the coding sequence ATGATCGGTAAGCAAATCCGGATCGAACGAATCATCAACCGCGATACCCAGCGCACGGTCATCGTCCCGATGGACCACGGCACGACGGTCGGACCGATCCCCGGGCTGGAAGACATGCGCGATACCGTCACCAAGATCGTCAATGGGGGGGCCAACGCCATTCTCATGCACAAAGGGATGGTGACGGCGGGCCATCGCGGCGGCGGACGGGACGTCGGGCTCATCGTGCACCTCTCGGCCGGCACCACGCTCAGCCCCGACCCTCACGCCAAAGTGCAGGTGTGCACCGTGGAGGAGGCGATCAAGCTCGGCGCCGATGCGGTCTCGATCCATGTCAACCTGGGCGCCGCCACGGACTCGGAAATGCTGGCGAACTTCGGCGAGATCTCCGGCACGTGCATGACGTGGGGCATGCCGCTCGTGGCGATGGTTTACACCCGCGGGGCAAAGATCAAGAGCGAGTACGACGTCGCGCACATCAAGCACGCTGCCCGGGTGGGCGCGGAGTTGGGCGCGGACATCGTGAAGGTCAACTACCCGGGCACCCCCGATGCCTTCCGAGAAGTAGTGGAGGGCTGCCCGGTGCCGGTGGTCATCGCCGGCGGCGAGAAGATGGGGAGCGACGAAGAACTGCTGCAAATGGTCGCCGGCGCGCTCCAAGTCGAGGGCGCGGGAGGCGTTTCGATCGGGCGCAACGCCTTTCAGCATCGCGATCCGGAGGGCATGGTGCGCGCGATCAGCATGATAGTGCATGAAGGGGCGACGGCCGCGGAAAGCAAGAAGTATCTGGAATCGCGCCGATGA
- a CDS encoding cyclic nucleotide-binding domain-containing protein — protein sequence MERANEEETAQRGAALLAASLRGAVAPVRVEAGETVVRQGDPGRRFYFVESGALDVVVTSGMGLRLPVARLGPGSHFGEMSILAGMPVSADVVACEASVLYAPTAEEFDQLVRRNPDLLEHLAGELAFRLKRTNEQLAAQQQRQATLSKLVSFRPSSPFKRDIPSFGAKMTAALAEASGSDLPLLITGEKGVGKRALALQVHSTSARRDEAVLVVDCRELSPEEARSQLFGDASPDFVSRFADSLGYLQAADRGTLILANVDSLSAEVQADVATFLRTQQESSADDRVDVRLIATADRPGAGSGAEEGQRGPLFEALTRVQVIDLRPLRERRRDIVPLAEHFLERAGQLNGSPPKQLGESAVRELQTYDFRFENVEELRQVINLAAALAEGDVVHSEHLFFGSGTGADALQIDLLRWPRVEQLFLDKRFMVGLKALVAAAFAGIIAACFVAPASALGRFANLMVWGVWWPVLVIASVLLGRVWCAVCPLSSGSEVVQRAAGRGLSAPDRLKRIGPALALAGFVGIIWVEHVTGMIGNPRYTALLLLGLAAIAAAVGWLYQRHAWCRYLCPLGAMGGVLSVASALRLQARKEVCQASCTGHECYKGTEHAQGCPMFNHAMFLTSGQHCKLCFECLRACPTRSPRLVLQLPVRDIWRSNSVGADLAPLAVVVGLMALVLAALPSGSLHAPLNKWWFTAGALAVVAAGVILLRLLRPRDRTESGTTLSWVARLVYAFAPAAAAALFAFHVQSTPWLDEISLRVGMTEVEVFGLSLLRLVQGSAVTVGGLMSLWALWRLCRQRAAGKLAMALVAWTPLALLTAAYLVTALALLGRG from the coding sequence GTGGAACGCGCGAACGAGGAAGAGACAGCGCAACGAGGGGCGGCTCTCCTGGCGGCGTCACTGCGCGGAGCAGTCGCGCCAGTCCGGGTAGAAGCCGGCGAAACCGTCGTTCGCCAAGGCGACCCGGGGCGACGTTTCTACTTCGTCGAGTCGGGTGCCCTCGACGTCGTCGTCACCTCCGGCATGGGGCTCCGCCTGCCCGTCGCCAGGCTGGGGCCGGGCAGTCATTTCGGTGAGATGTCCATCCTCGCCGGGATGCCTGTGTCGGCGGACGTGGTCGCGTGCGAGGCAAGCGTGCTCTATGCGCCGACCGCCGAGGAGTTCGATCAACTCGTGCGGCGGAACCCGGACCTGCTCGAACACCTGGCCGGGGAGCTGGCGTTCCGCCTCAAGCGGACGAATGAGCAACTTGCGGCGCAGCAGCAGCGACAAGCGACCCTGAGCAAACTCGTCAGCTTCCGCCCCAGTTCTCCGTTCAAGCGCGACATCCCAAGCTTCGGTGCGAAGATGACCGCAGCCCTGGCGGAGGCGAGCGGCTCCGATCTGCCTCTGCTCATCACCGGTGAGAAGGGGGTCGGGAAGAGAGCCCTGGCTTTGCAGGTGCACTCGACCAGCGCGCGACGGGATGAGGCGGTTCTCGTGGTGGACTGCCGGGAGCTGTCCCCGGAGGAGGCGCGGAGTCAGTTGTTCGGCGACGCGTCGCCTGATTTCGTGAGCCGCTTTGCTGACAGCCTCGGCTACCTGCAGGCTGCCGACCGCGGGACGCTGATCCTCGCCAACGTTGATTCCCTGTCTGCTGAGGTACAGGCGGATGTGGCGACCTTCCTGCGCACCCAGCAAGAATCGTCCGCGGACGACCGGGTGGATGTGAGACTAATCGCGACCGCCGACAGGCCTGGCGCGGGCTCGGGTGCAGAGGAAGGCCAGCGCGGCCCGCTGTTCGAGGCGCTCACCCGCGTGCAGGTGATCGATCTTCGGCCTCTCCGCGAGCGTCGGCGCGACATCGTTCCACTCGCCGAGCATTTCCTGGAACGGGCGGGTCAGCTCAACGGTTCTCCGCCTAAGCAACTCGGCGAAAGCGCAGTGCGCGAGCTTCAGACCTACGACTTCCGCTTCGAGAACGTCGAGGAACTGAGGCAGGTGATCAATCTCGCTGCCGCTCTGGCGGAGGGCGACGTCGTCCACTCCGAGCATCTCTTCTTCGGCTCGGGCACGGGAGCGGACGCCCTTCAGATTGACCTCCTGCGCTGGCCGCGCGTGGAGCAGTTGTTCCTCGACAAACGTTTCATGGTCGGCCTCAAGGCATTGGTCGCGGCGGCGTTTGCGGGGATCATAGCGGCCTGCTTCGTTGCCCCAGCGTCCGCGCTCGGCCGGTTCGCCAATCTGATGGTCTGGGGAGTCTGGTGGCCGGTACTGGTCATCGCTTCCGTGCTCCTCGGGCGTGTCTGGTGTGCGGTTTGCCCCCTCAGCAGCGGCTCGGAAGTCGTCCAGCGCGCCGCGGGCCGGGGGCTGTCAGCGCCGGACCGTCTGAAGCGGATCGGCCCGGCTCTGGCGCTGGCGGGCTTCGTGGGCATCATCTGGGTCGAACACGTCACCGGCATGATCGGCAATCCGCGATACACGGCTTTGCTGTTGTTGGGCCTCGCGGCGATTGCCGCAGCCGTGGGCTGGCTCTATCAGCGCCATGCGTGGTGCCGCTATCTGTGCCCTCTCGGCGCGATGGGTGGCGTGTTGAGCGTCGCCTCCGCCCTGCGGCTGCAGGCGCGCAAGGAGGTGTGCCAGGCGTCATGTACCGGCCATGAATGCTACAAGGGCACGGAGCACGCTCAAGGCTGCCCAATGTTCAACCACGCCATGTTTCTCACCAGCGGGCAACACTGCAAGCTGTGTTTTGAATGCCTGCGAGCGTGCCCCACGCGTTCCCCGCGACTTGTGCTGCAACTGCCGGTGCGAGACATCTGGCGGTCGAATTCGGTCGGCGCCGACCTGGCGCCGCTCGCAGTGGTCGTGGGCCTGATGGCCTTGGTGCTGGCGGCACTGCCGTCGGGAAGTCTGCATGCGCCGCTTAACAAGTGGTGGTTCACGGCCGGCGCTCTCGCGGTCGTCGCAGCAGGCGTCATCCTGCTGCGCCTACTGCGACCCCGTGACCGGACCGAAAGCGGCACCACGCTCTCGTGGGTCGCGCGGCTCGTCTATGCGTTCGCGCCGGCGGCAGCAGCCGCTCTGTTTGCGTTCCACGTTCAGTCCACGCCGTGGCTGGATGAGATCTCGCTGCGCGTGGGTATGACCGAGGTCGAGGTGTTCGGACTATCGCTGTTGCGGCTCGTGCAGGGATCGGCGGTTACCGTCGGCGGTCTCATGTCGCTGTGGGCCCTGTGGCGACTGTGCCGCCAACGCGCGGCGGGGAAGTTGGCGATGGCCCTTGTCGCATGGACGCCGTTAGCCTTACTGACTGCTGCCTATCTCGTGACCGCGCTGGCGCTGCTCGGCCGAGGTTAG
- a CDS encoding Rrf2 family transcriptional regulator: MALRRAGLLEAERGPLGGYRLAQPPSGIAARDIVEAVDGPVDILDCVHDPAACERAAGCAARDLWQQVDDAIISVLEKTTLADLRERHLVAQGATAVCYEI, translated from the coding sequence GTGGCCTTGCGGCGGGCCGGCCTGCTCGAGGCCGAACGCGGACCGCTCGGGGGCTATCGGCTCGCCCAGCCTCCGTCGGGCATCGCCGCACGGGATATCGTGGAGGCGGTTGATGGCCCGGTCGACATCCTGGACTGCGTGCACGACCCGGCAGCCTGCGAGCGTGCAGCCGGTTGTGCGGCGCGTGACCTGTGGCAGCAGGTTGACGACGCGATCATCTCGGTGTTGGAAAAGACAACGCTTGCCGACCTTCGAGAACGACACCTCGTCGCCCAGGGGGCGACGGCGGTGTGCTACGAGATCTAG